Proteins encoded within one genomic window of Solenopsis invicta isolate M01_SB chromosome 10, UNIL_Sinv_3.0, whole genome shotgun sequence:
- the LOC105193552 gene encoding prostaglandin E2 receptor EP3 subtype isoform X2, whose protein sequence is MAENWQNDTLSTFEFNNTTIANMVTSVTPRKHVTFVSQLVLTFVYVTGVVGNVSALAILFHRDKRRNRKHLLMLRCLATNDLAALLGMLVQMYVTIYDVTGYVTSTRIFCSLRVVWRLFGLFSGCVAIVMAVERWLALTRPFVYQKVTYPVIVRCMLALWLVALALTSLPVMGFGLYYKPKQCVRYREATEPSDIAYAYVWFIFGTLLCLSIVWCNLAVSRALSKLSRRTIALRRISKASSRAKPLLTVAGPPDPPEIVATTEERAFARLMAVLSISFVICWMPHMISIPLTQYAIRLKATDISWKFIRIFQIMADILLCVHFTLDPYIYVLLRMPRPRFRLLKPLCRICWPNQSRSDSFTGTDHQFSSGDLPTPNTEAPSTPVSEEHDSHLAKASL, encoded by the exons ATGGCGGAAAACTGGCAGAATGATACTTTATCAACTTTTGAGTTTAATAATACAACGATAGCCAATATGGTGACGAGTGTTACACCAAGGAAACATGTGACATTCGTATCTCAGCTTGTATTAACCTTCGTCTATGTAACTGGCGTTGTTGGTAACGTGTCAGCTCTGGCTATACTTTTTCATCGGGACAAG AGAAGAAATCGTAAGCATTTGCTGATGCTACGTTGTCTGGCAACCAACGATCTCGCGGCGTTATTGGGAATGTTGGTGCAGATGTATGTTACAATTTACGACGTGACGGGCTATGTGACATCTACAAGAATATTTTGTTCTCTGCGAGTTGTCTGGCGACTTTTTGGCCTCTTCAGCGGCTGCGTCGCCATCGTCATGGCGGTGGAGAGATGGTTAGCTTTGACCAGACCCTTCGTTTATCAAAAG GTGACGTATCCGGTAATTGTGCGTTGTATGTTGGCTCTTTGGTTGGTCGCATTGGCATTGACTAGTCTTCCGGTTATGGGCTTCGGATTGTATTATAAACCCAAACAATGCGTACGTTACAGAGAGGCTACCGAGCCGAGTGATATCGCTTATGCTTATGTATGGTTCATTTTCG GTACTCTCTTGTGTTTATCCATTGTCTGGTGCAACTTGGCGGTTTCTAGAGCTTTGAGTAAATTAAGTCGTCGCACAATTGCCCTTAGGAGAATCTCCAAAGCTTCGTCAAGAGCGAAACCTTTGCTGACCGTAGCTGGACCACCAGATCCTCCGGAAATAGTTGCCACAACTGAAGAGAGAGCATTCGCAAGACTTATGGCTGTATTATCGATATCATTTGTTATCTGTTGGATGCCACACATG aTTTCTATTCCGTTGACTCAATACGCAATACGACTTAAAGCTACGGATATTTCATGGAAATTTATTAGAATCTTCCAGATCATGGCCGATATTCTTTTATGCGTTCATTTCACTCTGGATCCATATATTTACGTACTTTTACGAATGCCACGACCAAGATTCCGATTGTTGAAACCACTGTGCAGGATCTGCTGGCCAAATCAAAGTCGTTCCGACTCATTTACAG GTACAGATCACCAATTTAGCAGCGGTGATCTGCCCACACCGAACACCGAGGCTCCTTCAACTCCAGTCAGTGAAGAGCACGATTCGCATCTGGCTAAAGCATCCCTCTGA
- the LOC105193552 gene encoding prostaglandin E2 receptor EP2 subtype isoform X1 has product MAENWQNDTLSTFEFNNTTIANMVTSVTPRKHVTFVSQLVLTFVYVTGVVGNVSALAILFHRDKRRNRKHLLMLRCLATNDLAALLGMLVQMYVTIYDVTGYVTSTRIFCSLRVVWRLFGLFSGCVAIVMAVERWLALTRPFVYQKQVTYPVIVRCMLALWLVALALTSLPVMGFGLYYKPKQCVRYREATEPSDIAYAYVWFIFGTLLCLSIVWCNLAVSRALSKLSRRTIALRRISKASSRAKPLLTVAGPPDPPEIVATTEERAFARLMAVLSISFVICWMPHMISIPLTQYAIRLKATDISWKFIRIFQIMADILLCVHFTLDPYIYVLLRMPRPRFRLLKPLCRICWPNQSRSDSFTGTDHQFSSGDLPTPNTEAPSTPVSEEHDSHLAKASL; this is encoded by the exons ATGGCGGAAAACTGGCAGAATGATACTTTATCAACTTTTGAGTTTAATAATACAACGATAGCCAATATGGTGACGAGTGTTACACCAAGGAAACATGTGACATTCGTATCTCAGCTTGTATTAACCTTCGTCTATGTAACTGGCGTTGTTGGTAACGTGTCAGCTCTGGCTATACTTTTTCATCGGGACAAG AGAAGAAATCGTAAGCATTTGCTGATGCTACGTTGTCTGGCAACCAACGATCTCGCGGCGTTATTGGGAATGTTGGTGCAGATGTATGTTACAATTTACGACGTGACGGGCTATGTGACATCTACAAGAATATTTTGTTCTCTGCGAGTTGTCTGGCGACTTTTTGGCCTCTTCAGCGGCTGCGTCGCCATCGTCATGGCGGTGGAGAGATGGTTAGCTTTGACCAGACCCTTCGTTTATCAAAAG CAGGTGACGTATCCGGTAATTGTGCGTTGTATGTTGGCTCTTTGGTTGGTCGCATTGGCATTGACTAGTCTTCCGGTTATGGGCTTCGGATTGTATTATAAACCCAAACAATGCGTACGTTACAGAGAGGCTACCGAGCCGAGTGATATCGCTTATGCTTATGTATGGTTCATTTTCG GTACTCTCTTGTGTTTATCCATTGTCTGGTGCAACTTGGCGGTTTCTAGAGCTTTGAGTAAATTAAGTCGTCGCACAATTGCCCTTAGGAGAATCTCCAAAGCTTCGTCAAGAGCGAAACCTTTGCTGACCGTAGCTGGACCACCAGATCCTCCGGAAATAGTTGCCACAACTGAAGAGAGAGCATTCGCAAGACTTATGGCTGTATTATCGATATCATTTGTTATCTGTTGGATGCCACACATG aTTTCTATTCCGTTGACTCAATACGCAATACGACTTAAAGCTACGGATATTTCATGGAAATTTATTAGAATCTTCCAGATCATGGCCGATATTCTTTTATGCGTTCATTTCACTCTGGATCCATATATTTACGTACTTTTACGAATGCCACGACCAAGATTCCGATTGTTGAAACCACTGTGCAGGATCTGCTGGCCAAATCAAAGTCGTTCCGACTCATTTACAG GTACAGATCACCAATTTAGCAGCGGTGATCTGCCCACACCGAACACCGAGGCTCCTTCAACTCCAGTCAGTGAAGAGCACGATTCGCATCTGGCTAAAGCATCCCTCTGA